The sequence below is a genomic window from Candidatus Afararchaeum irisae.
GCGATTCACCCACGGGTCAGGTGACCCGTGGTACTCTCGCTCCAAATACTATAGAGAGCCTCATAGACGACGTACAGAGCCAGACCGACGTCACCGTCGAGGAGATAGACGAGGTCAAGGATCGAATCACAACGGGTGTCGACACAGTAAACGACGCACTCGAAGCATTTGAGGATGTCGTCGAGAACGTCGAGGAGACCAACACCGGGGTACAGGAGATCTCCGACGCGACCGACGACCAGGCGGACTCGACTCAGGAGGTCGTCTCGATGGTCGACGACGTCGCGAGCATAAGCGAGGAGACGGCTGCGGAGGCGAAAAACGTCAGGTCGGCGTCACAGAGACAGACAGAGACGATCTCTGAGGTCGCCGAGTCGACAAATAATCTCTCTAACAGAACTGAGAGCCTCCGTAACCTAGTCAATGAGTTCGAGTTCAGAGGCGGTGACTTCACTGAGGCGACCCCCGAGGAAGCCGACCGTATCCTTGATTCGGGAGGATACGAACTGATCGACGTACGAACCCAAGCCGAGCATGACGACTACCGAATACCCGGAACCGACTACGTCATACCCCACGACGAGGTACGTGACAGACTCGGTGAGATAGAGTCGAACCGTGTCGTAGTCTACTGTAAGAAGGGCGGGAGGAGTGCTAAGGCGGCACAGATACTCGCGAGGAACGGCTTCGAGGACGTAGTCAACATACAAGGCGGCGTAGACGGCTGGAGGGACACCGGCTTACCCGTCGAGGAGTAACTCCATTTAGCCGTCCGACTCGATCTCCGCTCCACAGACCCGGCAGTAGACTGCGTCG
It includes:
- a CDS encoding rhodanese-like domain-containing protein; the protein is DSPTGQVTRGTLAPNTIESLIDDVQSQTDVTVEEIDEVKDRITTGVDTVNDALEAFEDVVENVEETNTGVQEISDATDDQADSTQEVVSMVDDVASISEETAAEAKNVRSASQRQTETISEVAESTNNLSNRTESLRNLVNEFEFRGGDFTEATPEEADRILDSGGYELIDVRTQAEHDDYRIPGTDYVIPHDEVRDRLGEIESNRVVVYCKKGGRSAKAAQILARNGFEDVVNIQGGVDGWRDTGLPVEE